The following coding sequences are from one Spea bombifrons isolate aSpeBom1 chromosome 13, aSpeBom1.2.pri, whole genome shotgun sequence window:
- the SAMD10 gene encoding sterile alpha motif domain-containing protein 10 isoform X2 codes for MDAAAHFKFCRELLEHTVSAENLNHRFRREMGPSLTWHDGRGQRSTGGRVIKLLKQPGTEVTQVRSGDHYGIYHTSPSFSCLSKPVVLWTQQDVCKWLKKYCPHNYLTYVEAFAHHAITGRALLRLNAEKLQRMGIIHESQRQEVLQQVLQLQVREEVRNLQLLSQAPFGNFS; via the exons ATGGACG CCGCTGCTCACTTTAAATTTTGCCGGGAGCTCTTGGAGCACACAGTGTCAGCAGAGAACCTCAACCATCGCTTCCGCAGGGAGATGGGCCCCAGCTTAACCTGGCACGACGGGCGAGGTCAGAGGTCAACCGGAGGCCGGGTCATCAAACTCCTGAAACAGCCGGGCACAGAGGTGACTCAG GTCCGGTCCGGTGACCACTACGGCATCTACCACACCAGCCCGTCGTTCAGCTGCCTCTCTAAGCCCGTGGTGCTGTGGACCCAACAGGACGTCTGCAAGTGGCTGAAGAAGTATTGTCCGCATAACTACCTGACGTACGTGGAGGCCTTCGCCCACCACGCCATTACAG gccgcgcGCTGCTGAGGCTGAACGCCGAGAAGCTGCAGCGGATGGGGATTATCCATGAGTCCCAGCGGCAGGAAGTGTTACAGCAGGTGCTGCAGCTTCAGGTGCGAGAAGAGGTTCGGAACCTGCAGTTACTCAGTCAAG CGCCCTTTGGGAACTTCTCATAG
- the SAMD10 gene encoding sterile alpha motif domain-containing protein 10 isoform X1, with amino-acid sequence MDAAAHFKFCRELLEHTVSAENLNHRFRREMGPSLTWHDGRGQRSTGGRVIKLLKQPGTEVTQVRSGDHYGIYHTSPSFSCLSKPVVLWTQQDVCKWLKKYCPHNYLTYVEAFAHHAITGRALLRLNAEKLQRMGIIHESQRQEVLQQVLQLQVREEVRNLQLLSQGTKKPALPCPRGPPRHFSPLSFSSYSALWELLIGEMAGTLSRSLLGTCGDHLQTSCCLQSRQGAVGVQGAAPRLRHLPSRGSNEASL; translated from the exons ATGGACG CCGCTGCTCACTTTAAATTTTGCCGGGAGCTCTTGGAGCACACAGTGTCAGCAGAGAACCTCAACCATCGCTTCCGCAGGGAGATGGGCCCCAGCTTAACCTGGCACGACGGGCGAGGTCAGAGGTCAACCGGAGGCCGGGTCATCAAACTCCTGAAACAGCCGGGCACAGAGGTGACTCAG GTCCGGTCCGGTGACCACTACGGCATCTACCACACCAGCCCGTCGTTCAGCTGCCTCTCTAAGCCCGTGGTGCTGTGGACCCAACAGGACGTCTGCAAGTGGCTGAAGAAGTATTGTCCGCATAACTACCTGACGTACGTGGAGGCCTTCGCCCACCACGCCATTACAG gccgcgcGCTGCTGAGGCTGAACGCCGAGAAGCTGCAGCGGATGGGGATTATCCATGAGTCCCAGCGGCAGGAAGTGTTACAGCAGGTGCTGCAGCTTCAGGTGCGAGAAGAGGTTCGGAACCTGCAGTTACTCAGTCAAGGTACCAAGAAGCCAGCGCTGCCCTGTCCGCGGGGGCCGCCCCGTCACTTCTcacccctctctttctcttcttacAGCGCCCTTTGGGAACTTCTCATAGGGGAGATGGCGGGAACCCTGAGCCGGTCGCTCCTCGGGACCTGCGGTGACCACCTTCAGACCAGCTGCTGTCTCCAGAGTCGCCAGGGTGCAGTTGGGGTGCAGGGAGCGGCCCCTCGGCTCCGCCATCTTCCTTCCAGGGGTTCTAATGAAGCGTCACTGTGA